A stretch of DNA from Streptomyces rubradiris:
CAGCACGTCCTGGCTGACCCGCGCGGAGACCTCGATGAACGCGAACTGCAAAGCGCCCGAGGCGAGGGCGCACAGCAGATAGCCGGCGGCGATCGCGATCAGCGGGCCGTCGCGGTCGTGCCGGATGGCCGGTACGGCGGTGTCGATGGCGTACGCCACCAGCAGCGGGCCCGCCTGCACCGCCGCCTGCTGGAGCAGCAGCAGGAGCGTGGTGACCGCGACCCGGGCCTTCATCGGCGCGAGCAGCGAGCGCAGCAGGGCGGCGGTGGCGCCGGGCGGGACGGGCAGGACGTCCCGGTCGAAGGCGTCGCCCCGGCCGCCCGCGCCGCCGTCGCCGTCCGGGTCCTGGGTGCGGCCGGGTTCGCCGACGGTGACGGCGGGGGTGGAGGCGGGGGTGGAGGCGGACGTGGTGGTCATCGGGAGTCCTCCCGTTCCCCGGACATCAGATGGGCGTACTCGGCGTTGTCGCGCAGCAGTTGCCGGTGGGTGCCGACGGCCGCGATCCGGCCGCCCGAGAGCAGGGCGACCCGGTCGGCGAGCAGCACCGTGGACGGGCGGTGGGCGACGATCAGCGCCGTGGTGTCGGCGAGGACCTGCCGCAGCGCGGCCTCCACGGCGGCCTCGGTGTGCACGTCCAGGGCGGACAGCGGGTCGTCCAGCACGAGGAACTCCGGCCGGCCGACCACCGCGCGGGCCAGCGCGAGACGCTGGCGCTGGCCGCCGGACAGGCTGAGGCCCTGCTCGCCCACGCGGGTGTCGGTGCCCTGCGGCAGCGCGTGCGCGAAGTCGGCCCGGGCGATGGCGAGGGCCCGGTCCAGTTCGGGCTTCCCGGCCCCGTCCGGGGCGCCCATCAGCACGTTCTCGCCGACGCCGGCCGAGAACAGGGTGGGTTCCTCGAAGGCCACGGCGACCCTGGCACGCAGCTCCTCGCGGGGTATCCCGGTGATGTCCACGCCGTTCAGCGTGATCCGGCCGGAGGTGACCTCGTACAGGCGCGGGACGAGGGCGGTGAGCGTGGTCTTCCCGCTGCCGGTGGCGCCGACCAGGGCCATGGACTCCCCGGCCCGTATGTGCAGGTCGATGCCGTCGAGGAGGGGCGGGGAGCCGGCAGGCGCGTCGGGATACCGGAACCGCACCCCCTCGAACCGGATCCCGGATGCGGCGCCCGCCTCGGCCCGGGACGCCGGGCCCGATGCGGGGACGGGCGCGGTACGGGCTCTGGACTCGGGCTGAGCCTCACCCGCCCCCGCGGTTCCCGGCGCGGTGCCCTCGCCGCTCCCCTCCACCTCCTCGTCCATCACCTCGAAGTAGCGTTCCGTCGCCGTCGCCGCCTCCTGGCTCATCGCCAGCAGGAAGCCGA
This window harbors:
- a CDS encoding ABC transporter ATP-binding protein, producing MSTTRSTADRSAVRTLLRLWPYVRPVRARLFTAALVAVVASCTGLVIPLVLKWLVDGPVADHDPAGVWLGALYLLLLGIAEAVLFGIRRWLVARPLSRVEAELRADLYRRLQRLPVAFHDRWASGQLLSRGTTDLMLLRVFLAFPLTFLLVNGVTILVGVSIMLVQDWMLGLVILGPAVPVMWTCAVFERRYAQVARRAQDQVGDLTTVVEESVLGIRVVKGFGRHRSQARAFRELAGRLRGTELRKARLLATIWGVIVALPEVAIGAALVLGAVRVADGELSAGTLVAFLSTALALRWPVDSIGFLLAMSQEAATATERYFEVMDEEVEGSGEGTAPGTAGAGEAQPESRARTAPVPASGPASRAEAGAASGIRFEGVRFRYPDAPAGSPPLLDGIDLHIRAGESMALVGATGSGKTTLTALVPRLYEVTSGRITLNGVDITGIPREELRARVAVAFEEPTLFSAGVGENVLMGAPDGAGKPELDRALAIARADFAHALPQGTDTRVGEQGLSLSGGQRQRLALARAVVGRPEFLVLDDPLSALDVHTEAAVEAALRQVLADTTALIVAHRPSTVLLADRVALLSGGRIAAVGTHRQLLRDNAEYAHLMSGEREDSR